CTGAGCCAGGCGACGGTGAAATCGCACCTGGTGCACATCTATTCGAAGCTGGCGGTGGATTCCCGCACCGCCGCGGTGGCGGCGGCGCAGGCACAGGGCTTGATCCGGCGCTGACTCGCGAGCACTTCTTCGGCCGGTGTTGGCCGGTCCGTGAAGGGCTCCTTGCCGGACTCAGATTCCCTCAAGGGGCCCTTCACGGACTTCCCGAGCCACCCCGGCCGAGCCGACCGACCCGAGCCGAGCCGGTTCCGTTGCGTCAGCTCTTGGCCGCGGCTGCCTGGATCGCTTCGAACTTGGCCCCCATCTGTCGTGCCAGTGCCTCCGCGGCCCGCAGCGGCCGGACCATCACCATGAAGTCCGCGATCTTCCCGTCCGCGTCGTAGCGCAGGAAATCGCACCCGGTCACCGCGAGTCCCTCCACCTTCGCCTCGAACACGAGCGCGTGCTCCTTCCCGTCGGCGATCTCGCGGACGTACCGGAAGTCCTCGAACACCTCGGCTACCCCGCGCAGGATCGCCGCGGTGATCGGTTTGCCCGAGTACGGCTTGAACGCGACCGGGCTGCAGAACACGACGTCGTCGGCGAGCAGTGCCTCGGCGGCGGCCAGGTCGTGCGTTTCGATCGCCTCGCGGAACGTCTTCATCGGGCGGGTCCTCCGTGGTCGTGGTCCGCTCACCGTACCGAAGAACCCGCACGCCGCGGGGTGGCCGCGAACTGGCCGTCGGCGAGGCGGGGAGCGACAATACCCGGGGTTCCGCGGGACGAAAGGCACGTCGATGACGCTGTTCGCGATGGCGATCGTGTTGCTCGCGGGCCTGGCCGGCCCGCTGCTGGCGACGCCGAAGCGGACCCGGATTCCGATCGTCGTCGGCGAGATCGCGCTCGGCGTCGTGGTCGGCCGGACCGGGTTCGGCTGGGTCGACGCGGACGAGCCGATCCTGTCCTATGTCGCGTCCGCCGGATTCGCGCTGATCATGCTGGTCGCGGGAAGCCACGTGCCGCTGCGGGACGCGGCGTTGCGGGTCGCCGCCGGGCGGGGCGCGTTGCTCGCCGCGCTGGTCGGGGTGCTCGCGGTGCCGGCTGGCTACGGTGTCGCGGCACTTGTCGGAACCGGGCACGGGCTGCTCTACGCCGTGTTGCTCGCGTCGAGTTCGGCGGCGCTCGTGATGCCGGTACTGGACGAAACGAAGCTCGCCACTCCGCCTGCGGTCGCGTTGATCGTGCAAGTCGCGATCGCCGACACCGCCTGCATCGTGGCGTTGCCGCTGGCCGCCGCACCGGGGCGGGCCGGAAAAGCGGCGCTCGGCGCGCTCGCGGTGATCGCGGCCGGTGCGGTGTGGTTCGTGCTCCTGCGGTGGCTGCACCGGCGCGGGCTCGTCGACAAGGCCCACGACCTCAGCAAGACCCGGCATTTCGGCCTGGAAATCCGGATCGCGCTGATCGTCCTGTTCGGCCTTGCCGGGCTCGCCCAGCTGGTCGGCGTGTCGGTGATGCTGGCCGGGTTCGTCGCCGGCCTGGCGCTGGCCGCGGTGGGGGAGCCGCGACGGCTCGCGCGCCAGTTGTTCGCCGTGACCGACGGATTTCTCGGGCCGCTGTTTTTCGTGTGGCTGGGCGCTTCTCTCGACCTGCGGGCGCTCGGTCAGCACCCGGTGATGTTCGTACTGGCCGCGGTGCTCGGTGTCGGCTCGGTCGTGGTGCACGGCGCGACGCGGCTGCTGGGCCAGCCGCTGCCGCTGGCGGTTCTCGCCGGCGCGCAACTGGGCGTGCCGGTCGCGGCGGTCACCATCGGGACGCGCGAACAGTTGCTCGCCCCGGGGGAGGGCGGGGCCATTCTCGCCGCCGCGCTGATCAGCGTCGGCGCCACCGCGTGGGCGGCGTCCCGCGCGAGCAAGGACCAGTCCGCCGAACCGAGGGAGGCGTCGTGAAGGAACACTGGAAAGACGAACCGGACGATCACGATTACCCGGCCGCGTTCGACTACCTCACCCTGATCTCGCCCGAGGAGGCCGCGAGCGGGCTGGTCGACCAGTT
This sequence is a window from Amycolatopsis benzoatilytica AK 16/65. Protein-coding genes within it:
- a CDS encoding cation:proton antiporter, which produces MTLFAMAIVLLAGLAGPLLATPKRTRIPIVVGEIALGVVVGRTGFGWVDADEPILSYVASAGFALIMLVAGSHVPLRDAALRVAAGRGALLAALVGVLAVPAGYGVAALVGTGHGLLYAVLLASSSAALVMPVLDETKLATPPAVALIVQVAIADTACIVALPLAAAPGRAGKAALGALAVIAAGAVWFVLLRWLHRRGLVDKAHDLSKTRHFGLEIRIALIVLFGLAGLAQLVGVSVMLAGFVAGLALAAVGEPRRLARQLFAVTDGFLGPLFFVWLGASLDLRALGQHPVMFVLAAVLGVGSVVVHGATRLLGQPLPLAVLAGAQLGVPVAAVTIGTREQLLAPGEGGAILAAALISVGATAWAASRASKDQSAEPREAS
- a CDS encoding nuclear transport factor 2 family protein; the encoded protein is MKTFREAIETHDLAAAEALLADDVVFCSPVAFKPYSGKPITAAILRGVAEVFEDFRYVREIADGKEHALVFEAKVEGLAVTGCDFLRYDADGKIADFMVMVRPLRAAEALARQMGAKFEAIQAAAAKS